A single region of the Candidatus Melainabacteria bacterium genome encodes:
- a CDS encoding NAD-dependent epimerase/dehydratase family protein, with protein MAAQNILITGGTGLIGSHLSGALAEQGHKVQVLSRNSRFSVPEAINASVSSKIEVIAGELDNRPLLEELVNKSDIIFYKAASVGAAGAVENAKDFVENNLGATANLVDVLRASKHRVKHIVLGSSISVYGEGVYNCSNCQLVRPPLRYKLDTASAPINWDPLCPKCGSTLTPADTREDSEKLGESTYAVTKKAQEELLIGTCKLLGIDLSIFRYGTVIGAGQSWHNPFTRFLELALSGEAPVLHEDGKQSRDFMFVEDVVKANLAIMDRQLSGINIFNVTSGESTTLIDFATLIAEDMASALKKKPVLPTIDGRFIPGDVRHCHTDCGKLASATGLKPQKNLKEGVAHLVEWFVRKKHHPVSNV; from the coding sequence ATGGCTGCACAGAATATTTTGATTACCGGCGGCACCGGGCTGATTGGCTCGCATCTCAGCGGCGCCCTTGCTGAGCAAGGTCACAAAGTACAAGTGCTGTCAAGGAACAGCCGCTTCTCGGTGCCGGAAGCAATCAACGCAAGCGTGAGCTCAAAAATCGAAGTGATCGCAGGAGAACTCGACAACCGACCGCTTCTCGAAGAATTAGTCAATAAATCCGACATCATCTTCTACAAAGCAGCCAGCGTCGGTGCAGCCGGCGCTGTAGAGAATGCAAAAGACTTTGTCGAGAACAATCTCGGCGCTACAGCCAATCTCGTAGATGTCTTGAGAGCTTCCAAGCACCGCGTCAAACACATAGTGCTCGGCTCATCAATAAGCGTTTATGGTGAGGGAGTCTACAACTGCTCGAATTGTCAGCTAGTCAGACCACCACTGCGTTACAAGCTCGACACCGCCTCAGCGCCGATAAACTGGGATCCTCTCTGCCCTAAATGTGGATCTACCCTTACTCCAGCCGACACAAGGGAAGATTCTGAGAAGCTCGGTGAATCAACCTACGCTGTTACTAAAAAGGCGCAGGAAGAACTCTTGATCGGCACTTGCAAGCTGCTCGGCATCGACCTTTCCATCTTTCGCTATGGCACCGTAATTGGTGCAGGACAATCCTGGCACAATCCTTTTACTCGCTTTCTTGAACTTGCACTTTCAGGAGAAGCACCTGTATTGCACGAAGACGGCAAGCAGAGCCGCGATTTCATGTTTGTAGAAGACGTTGTGAAAGCCAATCTTGCAATCATGGACAGACAGCTTTCCGGGATCAACATTTTCAACGTCACGTCCGGCGAATCGACGACGCTAATCGATTTCGCAACTTTAATAGCAGAAGACATGGCATCGGCGCTGAAAAAGAAGCCTGTCTTGCCGACAATAGACGGCAGGTTCATTCCCGGAGACGTGAGACACTGTCACACGGACTGCGGCAAACTTGCCAGCGCAACCGGATTGAAGCCGCAGAAGAACCTGAAAGAAGGCGTCGCACATTTAGTCGAATGGTTCGTGCGAAAAAAGCACCATCCAGTCAGTAACGTGTAA